In Streptomyces sp. P3, one DNA window encodes the following:
- a CDS encoding DUF305 domain-containing protein codes for MAVAVAGVLVAAGAVTYSVAEDGGAGADAPVADSADAGFARDMAVHHQQAVEMSYVVRDRTTDEEVRRLAYDIAQTQANQRGMLLGWLDLWGLPKVSSEPPMTWTGMRGMSGGEDGALMVGMATDAEMKRLGTLNGKQAEILYLQLMTAHHKGGVHMAESCVAKCTVGVEKRLAQGMVEAQQSEIDLMAGMLKARGAKP; via the coding sequence GTGGCCGTCGCCGTGGCCGGGGTCCTCGTCGCCGCGGGAGCCGTCACCTACTCGGTGGCCGAGGACGGCGGGGCGGGCGCCGACGCCCCGGTCGCCGACTCCGCCGACGCCGGGTTCGCCCGGGACATGGCGGTGCACCACCAGCAGGCCGTCGAGATGTCGTACGTCGTGCGCGACCGGACGACCGACGAGGAGGTGCGGCGGCTCGCCTACGACATCGCGCAGACCCAGGCGAACCAGCGCGGCATGCTGCTCGGCTGGCTGGACCTGTGGGGGCTGCCGAAGGTGTCGTCCGAACCGCCCATGACCTGGACGGGCATGCGCGGGATGAGCGGCGGCGAGGACGGCGCGCTCATGGTCGGCATGGCCACCGACGCCGAGATGAAGCGGCTCGGCACGCTCAACGGCAAGCAGGCCGAGATCCTCTATCTCCAGCTGATGACCGCCCACCACAAGGGCGGCGTCCACATGGCCGAGAGCTGTGTCGCCAAGTGCACGGTCGGCGTGGAGAAGCGGCTGGCGCAGGGCATGGTCGAGGCACAGCAGTCGGAGATCGATCTCATGGCGGGGATGCTGAAGGCGCGCGGCGCCAAGCCGTGA
- a CDS encoding phosphatase PAP2 family protein has protein sequence MGESTVTPLEGRDQALPQAVTARTRRRRLVHVRSPRRPRLWFEILLIAVSYWVYSLVRNAVPEQRSEALRNTDWIWRAEHGLGIAVEESVNHAVNSVTWLIVSMNYYYATLHFVVTLVVLVWLYHSHPGRYAATRLVLFATTAVALAGYYLYPLAPPRLMPRGGFVDTVMVHRTWGSMASGDLKHMSNQYAAMPSMHIGWSLWCGLTVFALARLPWVRVLGLLYPMATLVVIVATANHFWLDAVGGLLCLAFGFTVAGLWYGALPYALPRTVPHTRRDGLRAARRRRRPWHVHKATTPRDSAGSPDPRTPGGSPAARTPDRTPGGTRQRNGSPDTRTPGDLPDVRTPGGPPGVWSAGSRTDS, from the coding sequence ATGGGTGAATCGACTGTGACGCCACTGGAAGGCCGCGACCAGGCCCTTCCGCAGGCCGTCACGGCCCGGACCCGGCGTCGTCGTCTCGTTCACGTCCGCAGCCCCCGCCGACCGCGCCTCTGGTTCGAGATCCTTCTCATCGCGGTGAGTTACTGGGTGTACTCCCTCGTGCGCAACGCGGTCCCGGAACAGCGTTCCGAAGCGTTGCGCAACACCGACTGGATCTGGCGGGCCGAGCACGGTCTCGGCATCGCCGTGGAGGAGTCCGTCAACCACGCGGTGAACTCGGTGACCTGGCTCATCGTGAGCATGAACTACTACTACGCGACGCTGCACTTCGTCGTCACGCTGGTCGTCCTGGTGTGGCTCTACCACAGCCACCCGGGCCGCTACGCGGCGACCCGCCTGGTCCTGTTCGCCACCACGGCAGTGGCCCTGGCCGGCTACTACCTGTACCCGTTGGCGCCCCCACGTCTGATGCCGCGCGGCGGCTTCGTCGACACGGTGATGGTCCACCGGACATGGGGGTCGATGGCGTCCGGCGACCTCAAACACATGTCGAACCAGTACGCCGCCATGCCGTCCATGCACATCGGCTGGTCCCTGTGGTGCGGCCTGACCGTGTTCGCCCTGGCCCGGCTTCCCTGGGTGCGCGTCCTCGGCCTGCTCTATCCGATGGCGACCCTGGTGGTCATCGTGGCCACCGCCAACCACTTCTGGCTGGACGCGGTCGGCGGCCTCCTCTGCCTCGCCTTCGGCTTCACCGTGGCCGGCCTCTGGTACGGCGCCCTGCCGTACGCCCTGCCGAGGACCGTCCCCCACACGCGGCGGGACGGCCTCCGGGCCGCGCGACGACGACGGCGCCCCTGGCACGTCCACAAGGCCACGACACCGCGCGACTCCGCGGGCTCCCCCGACCCCCGAACGCCCGGCGGCTCCCCCGCGGCGCGCACCCCGGACCGGACCCCCGGCGGCACACGACAGCGGAACGGCTCCCCGGACACGCGCACGCCGGGCGACCTTCCTGACGTGCGCACGCCGGGCGGCCCTCCGGGCGTGTGGTCGGCCGGCAGCCGCACGGACAGCTGA
- a CDS encoding DUF3105 domain-containing protein, producing MGSANTTGSAARKARIEEMRRAEQARERRGRVLVIGGSVVAVVALVAGGVFVVRSQSGDDAPAADSKASGKFVTGADGVRTWQGKLGRTHVTRTVKYPTEPPVGGDHNQVWMNCNGDVYEKALNNMNAVHSLEHGAVWVTYNSKAGKADVDALAAKVKKTPYTLMSPDDAQADPIMLTAWGNQRTVTGAGDPNVDKFFAKFVQGEQTPEPGAACTGGLPQ from the coding sequence ATGGGTTCCGCCAACACCACCGGCAGTGCGGCGCGCAAGGCGCGCATAGAGGAGATGCGGCGGGCCGAACAGGCTCGTGAGCGGCGAGGACGTGTCCTCGTGATCGGGGGCAGCGTCGTCGCCGTCGTCGCGCTCGTCGCCGGCGGCGTGTTCGTCGTGAGGTCGCAGTCCGGCGACGACGCCCCCGCCGCCGACTCCAAGGCCTCCGGGAAGTTCGTCACCGGCGCGGACGGGGTCAGGACGTGGCAGGGGAAGCTGGGGCGCACGCACGTCACCCGGACCGTGAAGTACCCGACCGAGCCCCCCGTCGGCGGCGACCACAACCAGGTCTGGATGAACTGCAACGGCGACGTCTACGAGAAGGCGCTGAACAACATGAACGCCGTGCACTCGCTGGAGCACGGCGCGGTCTGGGTGACGTACAACAGCAAGGCGGGCAAGGCCGACGTCGACGCCCTCGCCGCCAAGGTCAAAAAGACGCCCTACACCCTGATGAGCCCGGACGACGCCCAGGCCGACCCGATCATGCTCACCGCGTGGGGCAACCAGCGCACGGTGACGGGGGCGGGCGACCCGAACGTGGACAAGTTCTTCGCGAAGTTCGTGCAGGGCGAGCAGACGCCCGAACCGGGCGCGGCGTGCACGGGCGGTCTGCCGCAGTGA
- a CDS encoding Rrf2 family transcriptional regulator, producing the protein MRLLRSTDLALRVLMRLAVTGENPQVTPTTREVAAAMQVPYTHAAKVVAELQHMGLLEARRGRGGGLALTGPGRAASVGAVVRAFEGDGDVVDCEGGPAPCPLSSACRLRGALRRAQEAFYRSLDPLTLADLVTEPTGPLLLGIPGRA; encoded by the coding sequence ATGCGGCTGTTGCGATCCACCGACCTGGCGCTGCGCGTCCTGATGCGACTCGCGGTGACAGGCGAGAACCCGCAGGTCACCCCCACCACCCGGGAGGTGGCCGCGGCGATGCAGGTGCCCTACACCCACGCGGCGAAGGTCGTCGCCGAGCTCCAGCACATGGGGCTGCTCGAGGCCCGGCGCGGCCGGGGCGGCGGCCTCGCCCTCACCGGACCGGGCCGCGCGGCGTCCGTGGGCGCGGTCGTCCGCGCCTTCGAGGGGGACGGCGACGTCGTCGACTGTGAGGGCGGGCCGGCCCCCTGCCCCCTGAGCTCGGCCTGCCGTCTGCGAGGCGCTCTGCGCCGGGCCCAGGAGGCGTTCTACCGGTCCCTGGACCCGCTCACGCTCGCGGACCTCGTGACGGAGCCGACGGGCCCGCTGCTGCTGGGGATTCCGGGACGGGCCTGA
- a CDS encoding VOC family protein — translation MDMTLEVILLPVSDVDRAKEFYRDRVGFHVDLDGEVMEGVRIVQLTPPGSGCSIALVDGLQVPTGTPRPGTYHGMQLCVTDAKAAYEELTARGLDVTEPQQFAPQDGATFMYFKDPDGNGWAIQEYRRRETEPLHQVLAKPAAQ, via the coding sequence ATGGACATGACCCTCGAAGTAATCCTGCTGCCGGTGTCGGACGTGGACCGGGCCAAGGAGTTCTACCGCGACAGGGTGGGCTTCCACGTCGATCTCGACGGCGAGGTGATGGAGGGCGTGCGGATCGTGCAGCTCACCCCGCCCGGCTCGGGCTGTTCGATCGCCCTGGTGGACGGCCTCCAGGTCCCGACGGGCACCCCGCGGCCGGGGACGTACCACGGTATGCAGCTCTGTGTCACGGACGCGAAGGCGGCGTACGAGGAGCTGACCGCCCGGGGCCTGGACGTCACCGAGCCCCAGCAGTTCGCCCCGCAGGACGGCGCGACCTTCATGTACTTCAAGGATCCCGACGGCAACGGCTGGGCGATCCAGGAGTACCGCCGCCGCGAGACGGAGCCGCTCCACCAGGTCCTGGCGAAACCGGCCGCGCAGTAG
- a CDS encoding protease pro-enzyme activation domain-containing protein produces MRSNRATLRAASMAATLPMIAGALALGIPAAHAADAPARATLTGTKPAWATAKADKGSTPDSAQVSARVYLAGRDAAGLAQYAKSVSDPSSAAYGKYLSAAQTKARYGATAAQVAAVRSWLAAAGLKVTGTSEHYVSVSGDVAAAEKAFGTQLHNYAKGSKTYRAPARAATVPESLGGAVLTVTGLDNAPHKATHSDQLPGPGAVFKNSGPFSSYYGSNIATTLPKAYGKSIPYAVQGYTGKQLRAAYGAGSYTGKGVRVAITDAFASPTIAYDAATYAKKHGDAAWKTGQLSQVLPKNYTHTGADECDASGWYGEETLDVEAVHAVAPAANVTYVGAASCMDDDLLDSLSKIVDNHLADIVSNSWGDIEANQTPDLAAAYDQVFQFGAVEGIGFYFSSGDNGDEVANTGTKQVDTPANSAWVTAVGGTSLAVGKGDKYLWETGWGTEKASLSADGKSWTGFPGTYTSGAGGGTSKTVAEPYYQKGVVPKALATANNAAGNRVVPDIAAIADPNTGFKVGQTQTFPDGSEQYSEYRIGGTSLAAPVIAAVQALAQEARGGKAIGFANPSIYSKYGSRVYHDVTDNPTGSGLAVARVDFANSVDATGGLLTSVRSLGKDSSLSAVKGYDDVTGVGTPANGYVDSYRRR; encoded by the coding sequence ATGAGATCCAATCGCGCCACGCTGCGCGCCGCGAGCATGGCAGCGACACTGCCCATGATCGCCGGCGCGCTGGCGCTCGGCATACCCGCGGCGCACGCCGCGGACGCCCCGGCCCGCGCCACGCTGACCGGGACCAAGCCCGCGTGGGCCACGGCCAAGGCGGACAAGGGCTCGACCCCGGACAGCGCGCAGGTCTCCGCCCGGGTCTACCTCGCGGGACGGGACGCCGCCGGCCTCGCGCAGTACGCGAAGTCGGTCTCCGACCCGAGCTCCGCCGCCTACGGCAAGTACCTCTCCGCCGCGCAGACCAAGGCCCGTTACGGCGCGACCGCGGCCCAGGTGGCCGCCGTCAGGTCGTGGCTGGCGGCGGCCGGTCTGAAGGTGACCGGCACGAGTGAGCACTACGTCTCCGTCAGCGGTGACGTGGCCGCCGCCGAGAAGGCGTTCGGCACCCAGCTGCACAACTACGCCAAGGGCTCGAAGACCTACCGGGCCCCGGCCAGGGCGGCCACCGTCCCGGAGAGCCTCGGCGGCGCCGTCCTGACCGTCACCGGCCTGGACAACGCCCCGCACAAGGCGACCCACAGCGACCAGCTGCCGGGTCCCGGCGCCGTGTTCAAGAACTCCGGACCGTTCTCCTCGTACTACGGTTCGAACATCGCGACCACGCTGCCGAAGGCGTACGGCAAGTCGATCCCCTACGCCGTCCAGGGCTACACCGGCAAGCAGCTGCGTGCCGCCTACGGCGCGGGCTCGTACACGGGCAAGGGCGTGCGCGTCGCGATCACCGACGCCTTCGCCTCGCCGACGATCGCCTACGACGCGGCCACGTACGCGAAGAAGCACGGCGACGCCGCCTGGAAGACCGGCCAGCTGAGCCAGGTGCTGCCCAAGAACTACACCCACACCGGCGCCGACGAGTGCGACGCCTCGGGCTGGTACGGCGAGGAGACCCTCGACGTCGAGGCCGTGCACGCGGTCGCGCCGGCCGCGAACGTCACGTACGTGGGCGCCGCGTCCTGCATGGACGACGATCTGCTCGACTCGCTCAGCAAGATCGTCGACAACCACCTGGCCGACATCGTCTCCAACTCGTGGGGCGACATCGAGGCCAACCAGACGCCGGACCTGGCGGCCGCCTACGACCAGGTCTTCCAGTTCGGCGCGGTCGAGGGGATCGGCTTCTACTTCTCCTCCGGCGACAACGGCGACGAGGTCGCCAACACCGGCACCAAGCAGGTCGACACCCCGGCCAACTCGGCGTGGGTGACGGCGGTCGGCGGCACCTCGCTGGCGGTCGGCAAGGGCGACAAGTACCTGTGGGAGACCGGCTGGGGCACCGAGAAGGCCTCGCTGTCCGCGGACGGCAAGAGCTGGACGGGCTTCCCCGGCACGTACACCTCGGGCGCGGGCGGCGGCACCAGCAAGACGGTCGCCGAGCCGTACTACCAGAAGGGCGTCGTCCCGAAGGCGCTCGCCACGGCCAACAACGCCGCCGGCAACCGCGTCGTCCCGGACATCGCGGCGATCGCCGACCCGAACACCGGCTTCAAGGTCGGCCAGACCCAGACCTTCCCGGACGGGTCCGAGCAGTACAGCGAGTACCGCATCGGCGGCACCTCGCTGGCCGCACCGGTCATCGCGGCCGTGCAGGCGCTGGCCCAGGAGGCGCGCGGCGGCAAGGCGATCGGTTTCGCCAACCCGTCGATCTACTCCAAGTACGGCTCGCGGGTCTACCACGACGTGACCGACAACCCCACGGGGTCCGGACTCGCCGTGGCGCGCGTCGACTTCGCCAACAGTGTCGACGCCACCGGCGGCCTGCTGACCTCCGTCCGCAGCCTCGGCAAGGACAGCTCGCTGTCCGCGGTGAAGGGCTACGACGACGTCACCGGCGTGGGCACGCCCGCGAACGGCTACGTCGACTCGTACCGCCGACGCTGA
- a CDS encoding globin domain-containing protein produces MLSEQSAATVRATLPVVGAAIGDITERFYAGLFAAHPELLRDLFNRGNQAAGTQRQALAGSIAAFARHLVDHPGDRPDAMLGRIAHKHASLGVAPEQYPVVHEHLFAAIADVLGEAVTPEVAAAWDEVYWLMANALIAVERRLLEERDGGPGARPWREWEVVERFEETADVVTFRLRPRDGAPVREFRAGQYVSVRTRLADGARQIRQYSLSGAPDAQLRQISVKRVAGGETTASGVLTPEGEVSQHLHAHVREGDVLELSEPYGDLVLDDADGAPLLLASAGIGVTPIVAMLAHLAAVGYEAPVTVVHADRSPAHHALRADHETHAAKLPDASVHLWYERQAPAGARTGLADLTDVPVAPGTRAYLCGPLPFMRAVRAQLIEKGVAPADVHYEVFGPDLWLATAS; encoded by the coding sequence ATGCTGTCCGAACAGTCCGCAGCCACCGTCCGCGCCACCCTTCCCGTGGTGGGCGCGGCCATCGGCGACATCACCGAGCGGTTCTACGCCGGCCTCTTCGCCGCCCACCCCGAGCTGCTGCGCGACCTGTTCAACCGGGGCAACCAGGCGGCCGGCACGCAGCGCCAGGCCCTGGCCGGTTCCATCGCCGCCTTCGCGCGACACCTCGTCGACCACCCCGGGGACCGTCCCGACGCGATGCTCGGCCGGATCGCCCACAAGCACGCCTCGCTGGGCGTCGCGCCCGAGCAGTACCCGGTCGTCCACGAGCACCTCTTCGCCGCCATAGCGGACGTCCTCGGCGAAGCGGTCACTCCCGAGGTGGCGGCCGCCTGGGACGAGGTCTACTGGCTGATGGCCAACGCGCTGATCGCCGTCGAGCGGCGGCTGCTCGAGGAGCGGGACGGCGGCCCGGGGGCCCGGCCCTGGCGGGAGTGGGAGGTCGTGGAGCGCTTCGAGGAGACCGCGGACGTGGTCACCTTCCGGCTGCGGCCGCGGGACGGGGCGCCCGTCCGGGAGTTCCGTGCGGGCCAGTACGTGTCCGTGCGCACCCGGCTCGCCGACGGAGCCCGCCAGATACGCCAGTACAGCCTCTCGGGGGCACCGGACGCGCAGCTGCGGCAGATCAGCGTCAAGCGCGTGGCCGGCGGCGAGACGACCGCGTCGGGCGTGCTCACCCCCGAAGGCGAGGTCTCCCAGCACCTTCACGCGCACGTGCGGGAAGGCGACGTGCTGGAGCTCTCCGAGCCGTACGGCGACCTGGTCCTCGACGACGCCGACGGCGCCCCGCTGCTGCTGGCCTCGGCCGGCATCGGTGTCACCCCGATCGTCGCCATGCTGGCCCACCTCGCCGCCGTCGGGTACGAGGCGCCCGTCACCGTCGTCCACGCGGACCGCTCCCCCGCGCACCACGCCCTGCGCGCGGACCACGAGACCCACGCGGCGAAGCTGCCGGACGCCTCCGTGCACCTCTGGTACGAGCGACAGGCCCCGGCGGGCGCCCGGACCGGGCTGGCCGACCTCACCGACGTGCCCGTCGCGCCCGGCACGCGCGCGTACCTGTGTGGCCCGCTCCCCTTCATGCGCGCGGTGCGGGCGCAGCTGATCGAGAAGGGCGTCGCCCCCGCGGACGTCCACTACGAGGTGTTCGGCCCCGACCTGTGGCTGGCGACGGCGAGCTGA
- a CDS encoding glutamine synthetase family protein, whose translation MDKQQEFVLRTLEERDIRFVRLWFTDVLGFLKSVAVAPAELEQAFDEGIGFDGSAIEGFARVYESDMIAKPDPSTFQVLPWRAEAPGTARMFCDILMPDGSPSFADPRYVLKRALARASDLGFTFYTHPEIEFFLLKDKPTDGSRPTPADNSGYFDHTPHNIGMDFRRQAITMLESMGISVEFSHHEGAPGQQEIDLRYADALSTADNIMTFRLVMKQVALEQGVQATFMPKPFSEHPGSGMHTHLSLFEGDRNAFYESGAEYQLSKVGRSFIAGLLKHAAEIAAVTNQWVNSYKRIWGGSERTAGAGGEAPSYICWGHNNRSALVRVPMYKPGKTGSARIEVRSLDTGANPYLAYAMLLAAGLKGVEEGYELPPGAEDDVWALSDAERRAMGIEPLPQNLGEALTLMDRSDLVAETLGEHVFDFFLRNKRQEWEEYRSEVTAFELRKNLPVL comes from the coding sequence ATGGACAAGCAGCAGGAGTTCGTGCTCCGGACGTTGGAGGAGCGCGACATCCGGTTCGTACGGCTGTGGTTCACGGACGTGCTGGGCTTCCTCAAGTCCGTCGCCGTGGCCCCCGCCGAGCTCGAGCAGGCCTTCGACGAGGGCATCGGCTTCGACGGCTCCGCGATCGAGGGCTTCGCCCGGGTCTACGAGTCCGACATGATCGCCAAGCCGGACCCCTCCACCTTCCAGGTACTGCCCTGGCGCGCGGAGGCCCCCGGCACCGCCCGCATGTTCTGCGACATCCTCATGCCGGACGGCTCCCCGTCCTTCGCCGACCCGCGCTACGTCCTCAAGCGGGCCCTCGCCCGCGCCTCCGACCTGGGCTTCACGTTCTACACCCACCCGGAGATCGAGTTCTTCCTGCTGAAGGACAAGCCGACCGACGGCTCCCGCCCGACCCCGGCCGACAACTCCGGCTACTTCGACCACACCCCGCACAACATCGGCATGGACTTCCGCCGCCAGGCGATCACCATGCTCGAGTCGATGGGCATCTCGGTCGAGTTCTCCCACCACGAGGGCGCCCCCGGCCAGCAGGAGATCGACCTGCGCTACGCCGACGCGCTCTCCACGGCCGACAACATCATGACCTTCCGCCTGGTGATGAAGCAGGTCGCGCTGGAGCAGGGCGTCCAGGCGACCTTCATGCCGAAGCCGTTCAGCGAGCACCCCGGCTCCGGCATGCACACCCACCTCTCCCTCTTCGAGGGCGACCGCAACGCGTTCTACGAGTCCGGCGCGGAGTACCAGCTGTCCAAGGTCGGCCGGTCCTTCATCGCGGGCCTGCTGAAGCACGCCGCCGAGATCGCCGCCGTCACCAACCAGTGGGTCAACTCCTACAAGCGCATCTGGGGCGGCTCCGAGCGCACCGCCGGCGCCGGCGGCGAGGCGCCGTCCTACATCTGCTGGGGGCACAACAACCGCTCCGCCCTGGTGCGCGTGCCGATGTACAAGCCCGGCAAGACCGGCTCCGCGCGCATCGAGGTCCGCTCCCTCGACACCGGCGCCAACCCGTACCTCGCCTACGCCATGCTGCTCGCCGCCGGCCTCAAGGGCGTCGAGGAGGGCTACGAGCTCCCGCCGGGCGCCGAGGACGACGTCTGGGCGCTGTCGGACGCCGAGCGTCGCGCCATGGGCATCGAACCCCTCCCGCAGAACCTCGGCGAGGCCCTGACCCTGATGGACCGCAGCGACCTCGTCGCCGAGACCCTGGGCGAGCACGTCTTCGACTTCTTCCTGCGCAACAAGCGCCAGGAATGGGAGGAGTACCGCTCCGAGGTCACCGCCTTCGAACTGCGCAAGAACCTGCCGGTGCTGTAG
- a CDS encoding bifunctional [glutamine synthetase] adenylyltransferase/[glutamine synthetase]-adenylyl-L-tyrosine phosphorylase: MMAPGRRSSTFTRLLRHGFTDPSAAERLLDGPELSPVRNDPFLLEALAATADPDLALRGLVGLVEAQSGPSARRELLDTLIAAKPLRDRLLGVLGASAALADHLARHPRDWEALVTYEPRDLHPGVEEFERGLAEAADPVSLRVSYRRCLLSIAARDVCGTTDVAETAAELADLATATLRAALGLARAAAPEDAALCRLAVIAMGKCGGHELNYVSDVDVIFVGEAVDGADEAKAMRAATKLASHMMRICSETTVEGSIWPVDANLRPEGRNGPLVRTLSSHLAYYQRWAKTWEFQALLKARPVAGDLDLGADYVAAVEPMVWKAAERENFVVDVQNMRRRVVENIPVSEVERELKLGPGGLRDVEFAVQLLQLVHGRADASLRSGTTLDALQALATGGYVGRADAVQLDAAYRFLRSMEHRIQLYRLRRTHLVPEDETDLRRLGRSLGLRTDPVAELGREWKRHASVVRRLHEKLFYRPLLDAVAQLAPGETRLSAEAARERLVALGYADPAAALRHLEALASGVTRKAAIQRTLLPVLLGWFADSADPDAGLLNFRKVSDALGKTPWYLRLLRDEGAAAENLARVLSAGRLAPDLLMRAPEAVALLGDGDGGGLEPRGRALLEQEILAAVRRADGAVQAVAAARGVRRRELFRIAAADIVGSYGTEAQPVEADQGALVDLVGGAVSDLTAATLSGTLRAVVREGWGDTLPTRFAVIGMGRFGGHELGYGSDADVLFVHEPREGVDEREAAEAANKVVSEMRRLLQIPSADPPLLVDADLRPEGKSGPLVRTVKSYAAYYRRWSLGWESQALLRAEVVAGDEELGSRFLELADPLRYPAGGLTEEAVREIRRLKARMESERLPRGADPKLHTKLGPGGLSDVEWTVQLIQMRHGATHPGLRTTRTRQALTAARHAGLIPPEEAATLDEAWVLATRVRNAVMLVRGRAGDTFPSAPRELVAVGRYLGYGPGRVGDMLDDYRRTARRARTVVDELFYAG; encoded by the coding sequence ATGATGGCGCCGGGGCGCAGAAGCAGCACCTTCACTCGGCTGTTGCGGCACGGCTTCACCGATCCCTCCGCCGCCGAGCGGCTGCTGGACGGGCCCGAGCTGTCCCCGGTGCGCAACGACCCCTTTCTGCTGGAGGCGCTGGCCGCCACCGCCGACCCCGACCTCGCGCTGCGCGGTCTCGTCGGGCTGGTGGAGGCCCAGTCCGGGCCCTCCGCGAGACGCGAACTGCTCGACACCCTGATCGCCGCCAAACCCCTGCGGGACCGGCTGCTGGGAGTGCTGGGGGCGTCCGCCGCCCTCGCCGACCACCTCGCCCGGCATCCGCGGGACTGGGAGGCGCTGGTCACCTACGAGCCCCGGGACCTGCACCCCGGCGTGGAGGAGTTCGAGCGCGGCCTCGCCGAGGCCGCCGACCCGGTGTCGCTGCGCGTCTCCTACCGGCGCTGCCTGCTGTCCATCGCGGCCCGCGACGTGTGCGGGACGACCGACGTCGCCGAGACCGCCGCCGAGCTCGCCGACCTCGCCACCGCCACCCTGCGGGCCGCCCTCGGCCTGGCCCGCGCCGCCGCCCCCGAAGACGCCGCGCTGTGCCGCCTCGCCGTGATCGCGATGGGCAAGTGCGGCGGCCACGAGCTGAACTACGTGTCCGACGTGGACGTCATCTTCGTGGGCGAGGCCGTCGACGGGGCCGACGAGGCCAAGGCGATGCGGGCCGCCACCAAACTCGCCTCGCACATGATGCGGATCTGCTCCGAGACCACCGTGGAAGGGTCCATCTGGCCCGTCGACGCCAACCTGCGGCCCGAGGGGCGCAACGGCCCGCTGGTGCGGACCCTCAGCAGCCACCTCGCCTACTACCAGCGGTGGGCCAAGACCTGGGAGTTCCAGGCCCTGCTCAAGGCGCGGCCGGTGGCCGGGGACCTCGACCTGGGCGCCGACTACGTCGCCGCCGTCGAGCCGATGGTGTGGAAGGCCGCCGAGCGGGAGAACTTCGTCGTCGACGTGCAGAACATGCGGCGCAGGGTCGTCGAGAACATCCCGGTCTCCGAGGTCGAGCGCGAACTCAAACTCGGGCCCGGCGGACTGCGGGACGTCGAGTTCGCCGTCCAGCTGCTGCAACTGGTGCACGGGCGCGCCGACGCCTCGCTGCGCAGCGGGACCACGCTCGACGCCCTGCAGGCGCTCGCCACGGGCGGCTACGTCGGGCGCGCCGACGCGGTCCAGCTCGACGCCGCTTACCGCTTCCTGCGTTCCATGGAGCACCGCATCCAGCTCTACCGGCTGCGGCGGACCCATCTGGTCCCCGAGGACGAGACCGACCTGCGGCGGCTCGGCCGCTCCCTCGGCCTGCGCACCGACCCGGTCGCCGAGCTCGGCCGGGAATGGAAGCGCCACGCGTCCGTCGTACGGCGGCTGCACGAGAAGCTGTTCTACCGGCCGCTGCTCGACGCGGTGGCCCAACTAGCCCCGGGCGAGACCCGGTTGAGTGCGGAGGCGGCCCGCGAGCGACTCGTCGCGCTCGGCTACGCCGATCCCGCCGCCGCACTGCGCCACCTGGAGGCGCTGGCCTCCGGCGTCACCCGCAAGGCCGCCATCCAACGCACCCTGCTGCCCGTCCTGCTGGGATGGTTCGCCGACTCCGCCGACCCGGACGCGGGCCTGCTCAACTTCCGCAAGGTCTCCGACGCCCTGGGCAAGACCCCCTGGTACCTGCGGTTGTTGCGGGACGAGGGAGCCGCGGCGGAGAACCTCGCCCGGGTGCTGTCCGCCGGGCGGCTCGCCCCCGACCTGCTGATGCGCGCGCCGGAGGCGGTGGCGCTGCTCGGCGACGGCGACGGCGGTGGTCTCGAACCGCGCGGCCGCGCGCTGCTGGAACAGGAGATCCTCGCGGCGGTGCGGCGGGCCGACGGGGCCGTGCAGGCCGTCGCCGCCGCACGCGGGGTCCGCCGGCGCGAGCTGTTCCGCATCGCCGCCGCGGACATCGTCGGCTCCTACGGCACCGAGGCGCAGCCCGTCGAGGCCGACCAGGGAGCTCTCGTGGACCTGGTCGGCGGCGCCGTGTCCGACCTCACCGCCGCCACCCTGTCCGGCACCCTGCGTGCCGTCGTCCGCGAGGGCTGGGGCGACACCCTCCCCACCCGCTTCGCTGTCATCGGTATGGGGCGCTTCGGCGGCCACGAACTGGGCTACGGCTCCGATGCGGACGTCCTGTTCGTCCACGAGCCCCGGGAGGGCGTCGACGAGCGGGAGGCCGCAGAGGCAGCCAACAAGGTCGTCTCCGAGATGCGCCGGCTCCTGCAGATCCCCAGCGCCGACCCACCGCTGCTCGTCGACGCCGACCTGCGTCCGGAGGGCAAGTCCGGGCCGCTCGTACGCACGGTGAAGTCCTACGCGGCCTATTACCGGCGGTGGTCGCTGGGGTGGGAGTCGCAGGCGCTGCTGCGCGCCGAAGTCGTCGCGGGGGACGAGGAGCTGGGGAGCAGGTTCCTCGAGCTCGCCGACCCCCTGCGGTATCCGGCGGGCGGGCTCACGGAGGAGGCCGTGCGGGAGATCCGGCGGCTGAAGGCGCGGATGGAGTCGGAGCGGCTGCCCCGGGGCGCCGACCCCAAGCTGCACACCAAGCTCGGCCCGGGCGGCCTGTCCGACGTCGAGTGGACGGTGCAGCTGATCCAGATGCGGCACGGTGCGACGCATCCGGGGCTGCGGACCACCCGCACCCGGCAGGCGCTCACCGCGGCCCGCCACGCCGGCCTCATCCCGCCGGAGGAGGCGGCGACGCTGGACGAGGCGTGGGTGCTGGCCACGCGGGTGCGCAACGCGGTGATGCTGGTGCGCGGCCGGGCCGGCGACACGTTCCCCTCCGCCCCGCGCGAACTGGTCGCGGTGGGCCGGTACCTCGGCTACGGCCCCGGACGCGTCGGCGACATGCTCGACGACTACCGGCGTACCGCCCGCCGGGCCCGGACCGTGGTGGACGAGCTGTTCTACGCGGGCTGA